One region of Anaeromyxobacter paludicola genomic DNA includes:
- a CDS encoding ATP-dependent helicase yields the protein MLDLSTLNPPQREAVTTTEGPLLVLAGAGSGKTRVIAHRVAHLVEKGVDPERILAVTFTNKAAGEMRERVTQLAGPPGADVFVSTFHSFGLWLLKEEHKAAGLPKRFAILDASDQLAALKRCMREVKVDDRSFDPQRVLALISKAKNALRKRLDPKAAGQGDDYDLVAAEVFPRYELALKAQRSVDFDDLIAKPVQLLRGSEEVLAKYQARFRYLLVDEYQDTNRCQLELLKLLAGERMNVCAVGDDDQAIYGWRGAEVRNILRFDRHFPGAKEVRLEQNYRSTGRILACANGVIGKNASRKEKRLWTAAGDGVPVRLAALQTDEEEAQFVAQEIGRARAEGRAWRHCAVLYRLNAQSRPIEEALREQGIPYKVHGGPAFFDRAEVRDLLAYLKVCVNPDDEVSLARIVNVPARGIGDASLEKVHDWALQHRVHLFDALARAGEIEGLPRGAAERMTGFVDLVRRYQAAFATGAITDPAKRLVAEVDLYSHARGQVQSAEAGARKVDALDGVLRSLESFENRSRRPRLMTWLNRMALDSREDDPDGGDGVTLMTLHAAKGLEFPVVFLIGMEEDLLPSAGIQGEARDLDEERRLAYVGITRAREELTLTRASARLKRGKLLPRTPSRFLEDLPSGAFALYDPSSGSRSPETAARSSEVLASLRARLAAARG from the coding sequence ATGCTCGATCTCTCCACGCTCAACCCGCCGCAGCGCGAGGCGGTGACCACCACCGAGGGCCCGCTGCTCGTCCTCGCCGGCGCCGGCTCCGGCAAGACCCGCGTCATCGCCCACCGGGTGGCCCACCTCGTCGAGAAGGGGGTCGATCCGGAGCGGATCCTGGCCGTCACCTTCACCAACAAGGCCGCCGGCGAGATGCGCGAGCGCGTGACCCAGCTCGCGGGGCCGCCCGGGGCCGACGTCTTCGTCTCCACCTTCCACAGCTTCGGCCTCTGGCTCCTCAAGGAGGAGCACAAGGCGGCCGGCCTGCCGAAGCGCTTCGCCATCCTCGACGCGTCGGATCAGCTCGCGGCCCTCAAGCGCTGCATGCGCGAGGTGAAGGTGGACGACCGGAGCTTCGACCCGCAGCGGGTGCTGGCGCTCATCTCCAAGGCCAAGAACGCGCTCCGCAAGCGGCTCGACCCGAAGGCGGCCGGCCAAGGAGACGACTACGACCTGGTCGCCGCCGAGGTCTTCCCGCGCTACGAGCTCGCGCTCAAGGCGCAGCGCTCGGTGGACTTCGACGACCTCATCGCCAAGCCGGTGCAGCTCCTGCGCGGGAGCGAGGAGGTCCTCGCGAAGTACCAGGCCCGCTTCCGCTACCTGCTGGTGGACGAGTACCAGGACACGAACCGCTGCCAGCTCGAGCTCCTGAAGCTGCTCGCCGGGGAGCGGATGAACGTGTGCGCCGTGGGCGACGACGACCAGGCCATCTACGGCTGGCGCGGCGCCGAGGTGCGGAACATCCTGCGCTTCGACCGGCACTTCCCGGGCGCGAAGGAGGTCCGGCTCGAGCAGAACTACCGCTCCACCGGCCGGATCCTGGCCTGCGCCAACGGCGTCATCGGCAAGAACGCGAGCCGCAAGGAGAAGAGGCTCTGGACCGCCGCCGGCGACGGCGTCCCGGTGCGGCTCGCCGCCCTCCAGACCGACGAGGAGGAGGCGCAGTTCGTGGCCCAGGAGATCGGCCGCGCCCGCGCCGAGGGGCGGGCCTGGCGCCACTGCGCGGTGCTCTACCGGCTCAACGCCCAGTCCCGCCCGATCGAGGAGGCGCTGCGCGAGCAGGGCATCCCGTACAAGGTCCACGGCGGGCCGGCCTTCTTCGACCGGGCCGAGGTGCGCGACCTGCTCGCCTACCTCAAGGTCTGCGTGAACCCCGACGACGAGGTCTCGCTGGCGCGGATCGTCAACGTGCCGGCCCGCGGCATCGGCGACGCCTCGCTCGAGAAGGTGCACGACTGGGCGCTGCAGCACCGGGTCCACCTCTTCGACGCCCTCGCGCGCGCCGGCGAGATCGAGGGGCTGCCGCGCGGCGCCGCGGAGCGGATGACGGGCTTCGTGGACCTGGTGCGCCGCTACCAGGCCGCCTTCGCGACCGGCGCCATCACCGACCCCGCGAAGCGGCTCGTCGCCGAGGTGGACCTCTACAGCCACGCCCGCGGCCAGGTGCAGTCGGCCGAGGCGGGCGCCCGCAAGGTGGACGCCCTCGACGGCGTGCTCCGCTCGCTCGAGTCCTTCGAGAACCGCTCCCGGCGCCCGCGGCTCATGACCTGGCTCAACCGGATGGCGCTCGACTCCCGCGAGGACGACCCCGACGGCGGCGACGGGGTGACCCTCATGACCCTCCACGCGGCCAAGGGGCTCGAGTTCCCGGTGGTGTTCCTGATCGGGATGGAAGAGGACCTGCTCCCCTCCGCCGGCATCCAGGGGGAGGCCCGCGATCTCGACGAGGAGCGGCGCCTGGCCTACGTCGGGATCACCCGGGCGCGCGAGGAGCTCACCCTCACCCGGGCCTCCGCGCGGCTCAAGCGGGGCAAGCTTCTCCCGCGAACTCCCAGCCGTTTTCTCGAGGACCTTCCCTCCGGGGCCTTTGCCCTGTATGATCCGTCGTCCGGTTCGAGGAGCCCCGAGACGGCGGCCCGCTCGAGCGAGGTCCTCGCGAGCCTCCGGGCTCGCCTGGCCGCGGCCCGGGGCTGA
- the rplM gene encoding 50S ribosomal protein L13, which produces MNNRTHSATRDEALEGRKWWLVDATDLTVGRAASQIAKILKGKHKPNYTPSMDVGDFVVIVNAEKARFTGNKEDDKVFFTHTMHPGGEKLTPMKKLRERHPEDIMLNAVRRMLPRSALGRDMMRKLKVYAGEKHPHAAQKPEALKLSL; this is translated from the coding sequence ATGAACAACCGGACTCACAGCGCGACCCGTGACGAGGCCCTCGAGGGCCGCAAGTGGTGGCTCGTCGACGCCACCGACCTGACCGTCGGCCGCGCCGCCAGCCAGATCGCCAAGATCCTCAAGGGCAAGCACAAGCCGAACTACACGCCCTCCATGGACGTCGGCGACTTCGTGGTGATCGTGAACGCGGAGAAGGCCCGCTTCACCGGCAACAAGGAAGACGACAAGGTCTTCTTCACGCACACCATGCACCCGGGCGGCGAGAAGCTCACGCCGATGAAGAAGCTGCGCGAGCGGCACCCGGAAGACATCATGCTGAACGCGGTCCGCCGGATGCTGCCCCGGTCGGCGCTCGGCCGCGACATGATGCGCAAGCTCAAGGTCTACGCGGGTGAGAAGCACCCGCACGCCGCCCAGAAGCCCGAGGCGCTGAAGCTCTCGCTGTAA
- the rpsI gene encoding 30S ribosomal protein S9: MATQLKLSTGRRKESIARVRLSPGTGNITINGRTMDEYFGRETSKMILVEPLKLVDQMGKLDVFVNACGGGLSGQAGAIRHGITRALMELNPEYRPVLKKAGFVTRDARAVERKKYGRPGARKRFQFSKR, translated from the coding sequence ATGGCCACCCAGCTCAAGCTCTCCACCGGCCGCCGCAAGGAGTCGATCGCGCGCGTCCGGCTCTCCCCCGGCACCGGCAACATCACCATCAACGGCCGGACCATGGACGAGTACTTCGGCCGTGAGACGTCCAAGATGATCCTGGTCGAGCCGCTCAAGCTCGTCGACCAGATGGGCAAGCTCGACGTGTTCGTGAACGCCTGCGGCGGCGGTCTCTCCGGCCAGGCCGGCGCGATCCGGCACGGCATCACCCGGGCGCTCATGGAGCTCAACCCGGAGTACCGCCCGGTCCTCAAGAAGGCCGGCTTCGTCACCCGCGACGCCCGCGCCGTCGAGCGCAAGAAGTACGGCCGTCCGGGCGCCCGCAAGCGCTTCCAGTTCAGCAAGCGCTAA
- a CDS encoding type IV pilus twitching motility protein PilT, whose amino-acid sequence MELNEILQVALRGNASDIHLKAGLPPMFRVDGQLVPLKDARRLPPEEIAKMAAGIMNEFQRERFKQTNEVDLAYGVPGLGRFRVNVFQQRGTVGVVLRVIPFKIQSIEQLLLPKILEKIAGEQRGLVLVTGTTGSGKSTSLASMIDHINATETCHIMTIEDPIEFLIRDKRSIVNQREVGVDTMSFGQALKSALRQDPDVILVGEMRDLETIETALTAAETGHLVMSTLHTLDATETINRIISAFPPYQQKQVRLQLGSVLKAVISQRLVPRADGRGRVPAIEVLLNTSRVRELIEDKDRTKEVHDAIAQGHVSYGMQTFDQSLMFLLKSNLITYEEALRQATNPDDFALRVSGVSGTSDSKWDSFEAGGTPSPVPAPAAAAPAAPRAGPPVAPRPAAAAGAPVARIQPAQVPARAPAPAADDDFQIERF is encoded by the coding sequence ATGGAACTCAACGAGATCCTCCAGGTCGCCCTCCGAGGGAACGCCAGCGACATCCACCTCAAGGCCGGCCTCCCGCCCATGTTCCGCGTGGACGGCCAGCTGGTCCCGCTGAAGGACGCCCGCCGCCTCCCCCCGGAGGAGATCGCCAAGATGGCGGCCGGGATCATGAACGAGTTCCAGCGGGAGCGGTTCAAGCAGACCAACGAGGTGGACCTCGCCTACGGCGTGCCGGGCCTGGGCCGGTTCCGCGTCAACGTCTTCCAGCAGCGCGGCACCGTCGGCGTGGTGCTCCGCGTCATCCCGTTCAAGATCCAGTCGATCGAGCAGCTCCTGCTCCCCAAGATCCTGGAGAAGATCGCGGGCGAGCAGCGCGGCCTCGTGCTCGTCACCGGCACCACCGGCTCCGGCAAGTCCACCAGCCTCGCGTCGATGATCGACCACATCAACGCCACCGAGACCTGCCACATCATGACCATCGAGGATCCGATCGAGTTCCTCATCCGCGACAAGCGGTCGATCGTGAACCAGCGCGAGGTCGGGGTGGACACGATGAGCTTCGGGCAGGCGCTGAAGAGCGCCCTGCGCCAGGACCCCGACGTGATCCTGGTGGGCGAGATGCGCGACCTCGAGACCATCGAGACCGCGCTCACCGCCGCCGAGACCGGCCACCTCGTGATGTCCACGCTGCACACCCTCGACGCCACCGAGACCATCAACCGCATCATCTCGGCCTTCCCGCCGTACCAGCAGAAGCAGGTGCGGCTGCAGCTCGGCTCGGTGCTCAAGGCGGTCATCAGCCAGCGGCTCGTGCCGCGCGCCGACGGGCGCGGCCGCGTCCCCGCCATCGAGGTGCTGCTCAACACCTCGCGCGTCCGCGAGCTCATCGAGGACAAGGACCGCACGAAGGAGGTCCACGACGCCATCGCGCAGGGGCACGTCTCCTACGGGATGCAGACCTTCGACCAGTCGCTGATGTTCCTCCTCAAGTCGAACCTCATCACCTACGAGGAGGCGCTCCGGCAGGCGACCAACCCGGACGACTTCGCCCTGCGGGTGTCGGGCGTCTCGGGCACGAGCGACTCGAAGTGGGACAGCTTCGAGGCCGGCGGCACCCCGAGCCCGGTCCCGGCCCCCGCCGCGGCCGCCCCGGCGGCGCCGCGGGCCGGCCCCCCGGTGGCGCCCCGCCCCGCGGCCGCCGCCGGCGCCCCGGTGGCGCGCATCCAGCCGGCCCAGGTGCCGGCCCGCGCGCCCGCGCCCGCCGCCGACGACGACTTCCAGATCGAGCGGTTCTAG
- a CDS encoding regulatory protein RecX, with protein sequence MPPRTPRERRRPRRGPPAADEAETSSPEAVPERAPPPRAARRARSAARPEEEASPLERGRAVALRVLAYHARTERQLRTRLAQDGLSEVADEVIAWVTRLGYLDDRAYARARARSLLAGGRAGPRLAERRLQAAGIPGAEARATVSAALGEDGARPADRELALCRAALERRLRGAAPAGLDEKARARHARFLAGRGFSAQVVARALGLGWAPEED encoded by the coding sequence GTGCCCCCCAGGACGCCGAGAGAGCGGCGCCGGCCGCGCCGCGGTCCGCCCGCCGCCGACGAGGCGGAGACGAGCTCGCCCGAGGCCGTCCCCGAGCGCGCCCCGCCGCCGCGCGCCGCCCGGCGCGCCCGGAGCGCCGCGCGCCCCGAGGAGGAGGCGAGCCCGCTCGAGCGGGGGCGCGCCGTGGCGCTCCGGGTGCTCGCCTACCACGCCCGCACCGAGCGCCAGCTCCGGACGCGGCTCGCGCAGGACGGGCTCTCCGAGGTCGCGGACGAGGTGATCGCCTGGGTGACCCGGCTCGGCTACCTTGACGACCGGGCCTACGCCCGCGCCCGCGCGCGGTCGCTCCTCGCGGGCGGCCGGGCCGGGCCGCGGCTCGCCGAGCGGCGGCTCCAGGCGGCCGGGATCCCCGGCGCCGAGGCCCGCGCCACCGTCTCCGCCGCCCTCGGCGAGGACGGCGCCCGCCCCGCCGATCGCGAGCTCGCCCTCTGCCGCGCCGCGCTCGAGCGGCGGCTCCGGGGCGCTGCGCCGGCCGGCCTCGACGAGAAGGCCCGCGCCCGCCACGCCCGCTTCCTCGCCGGCCGCGGCTTCTCCGCCCAGGTGGTGGCCCGCGCGCTCGGCCTCGGGTGGGCGCCCGAGGAGGACTGA
- a CDS encoding glycine betaine ABC transporter substrate-binding protein, which yields MSALAAALSLLLAAIPAVRVGSKKFTESVLLGDLAAGLVAGAGARAETVRELGGTRVLWEALRRGELDLYPEYTGTLAREILGADRPLDLDALRDRLAPLGAGLTGPLGFEDTYAVGMRADRAEALGIRTLSDLARHPELRLGFTSEFLDRADGWPALRDRYGIRARPRGLDHDVAYRAVAQGELDAIDLYSTDPEIAAYGLRVLEDDRRAFPEYQAVLVYRLDLARRAPAALAAVRRLDGRLGAAEMIRLNGRVQLAGEPSEAVAAAWLRQAFGAAAPVRAEGLLGRVARRTGEHLLLVLTALAAAVAAGVPLGVVSARRAAVGRAVLGAAGLVQTVPSLALLVFLLPLLGIGARPAVAALFLYGLLPIVRGTHAGLAGIAPELRESAEALGLPPRARLRLVELPLALPSILAGVRTAAVIAVGTATLGALIGAGGYGQPILSGLRLASVPLILEGAVPAALLALLVEAGFEGLERAVVPRGLRRR from the coding sequence GTGAGCGCGCTCGCGGCCGCGCTCTCGCTGCTCCTCGCCGCCATCCCGGCGGTCCGGGTCGGGTCGAAGAAGTTCACCGAGTCGGTGCTGCTCGGCGACCTCGCCGCCGGGCTCGTCGCCGGGGCCGGAGCGCGGGCCGAGACCGTCCGCGAGCTCGGCGGCACGCGGGTGCTCTGGGAGGCGCTGCGGCGGGGCGAGCTCGACCTCTACCCGGAGTACACGGGGACGCTGGCGCGCGAGATCCTGGGGGCGGACCGGCCGCTCGACCTCGACGCGCTGCGCGACCGGCTGGCGCCGCTCGGGGCCGGGCTCACCGGGCCGCTCGGCTTCGAGGACACCTACGCCGTGGGGATGCGCGCCGACCGCGCCGAGGCGCTCGGGATCCGCACCCTCTCCGACCTGGCGCGCCACCCGGAGCTCCGGCTCGGCTTCACGAGCGAGTTCCTCGACCGGGCCGACGGCTGGCCGGCGCTGCGCGACCGGTACGGGATCCGGGCCCGGCCGCGCGGGCTCGACCACGACGTCGCCTACCGGGCCGTGGCGCAGGGCGAGCTCGACGCCATCGACCTCTACTCGACCGACCCGGAGATCGCCGCCTACGGCCTGCGCGTCCTCGAGGACGACCGGCGCGCCTTCCCGGAGTACCAGGCCGTCCTCGTCTACCGGCTCGATCTCGCGCGGCGCGCCCCGGCGGCGCTCGCGGCGGTGCGGCGGCTCGACGGGCGGCTCGGCGCGGCCGAGATGATCCGGCTGAACGGCAGGGTGCAGCTCGCCGGCGAGCCCTCCGAGGCGGTCGCGGCGGCGTGGCTCCGGCAGGCCTTCGGCGCGGCGGCGCCGGTCCGGGCCGAGGGGCTCCTCGGGCGGGTGGCGCGGCGCACGGGGGAGCACCTCCTCCTCGTGCTCACCGCGCTCGCCGCGGCGGTGGCGGCCGGGGTGCCGCTCGGGGTCGTCTCGGCGCGCCGCGCGGCGGTGGGCCGGGCGGTGCTCGGCGCCGCGGGGCTCGTCCAGACGGTGCCCTCGCTGGCGCTCCTCGTCTTCCTCCTGCCGCTGCTCGGCATCGGGGCCCGGCCGGCGGTGGCGGCGCTCTTCCTCTACGGGCTGCTCCCGATCGTCCGGGGGACCCACGCCGGGCTCGCCGGGATCGCCCCGGAGCTGCGCGAGTCGGCCGAGGCGCTGGGGCTGCCCCCGCGGGCGCGGCTGCGGCTCGTGGAGCTGCCGCTCGCGCTCCCCTCGATCCTGGCCGGCGTGCGGACCGCGGCGGTCATCGCGGTGGGCACGGCCACGCTCGGCGCCCTCATCGGCGCGGGCGGCTACGGGCAGCCCATCCTCTCCGGGCTGCGGCTCGCGTCGGTGCCGCTCATCCTGGAGGGGGCGGTGCCGGCGGCGCTGCTGGCGCTCCTCGTCGAGGCCGGGTTCGAGGGGCTGGAGCGGGCGGTGGTGCCGCGCGGGCTGCGGCGGCGGTGA
- a CDS encoding ATP-binding cassette domain-containing protein — protein sequence MREPPGELEIPRLPPPPAIALDAVVKRHGTGAVVGPISLALPPGRTLALVGPSGAGKSTLLRLVLGLIRPDEGTVGFEGAPIGPRDDALRRRMGYVVQGGGLFPHLTARGNAGLLARWLGWPAARIDARIAELAALVRLEPEALDRFPGELSGGQAQRVGLMRALLLDPAVLLLDEPLGALDPLTRAALQDDLRAAFAALGKTVLLVTHDLAEAVFFAERLAVLAGGRVLQEGTFEELLRSPADPFVTRFLHAQRGLSFPEGR from the coding sequence TTGCGCGAGCCGCCCGGGGAGCTAGAGATCCCCCGCCTGCCCCCTCCGCCCGCCATCGCGCTCGACGCGGTCGTGAAGCGCCACGGGACGGGGGCGGTGGTCGGCCCCATCTCGCTCGCGCTCCCGCCCGGGCGCACCCTCGCGCTGGTGGGGCCGAGCGGCGCGGGCAAGTCCACCCTGCTCCGGCTGGTGCTGGGGCTCATCCGCCCCGACGAGGGAACGGTCGGCTTCGAGGGCGCGCCCATCGGCCCGCGCGACGACGCCCTACGGCGCCGCATGGGCTACGTGGTGCAGGGGGGCGGGCTCTTCCCGCACCTCACCGCCCGCGGCAACGCCGGGCTCCTGGCGCGCTGGCTCGGCTGGCCGGCGGCGCGGATCGACGCGCGGATCGCCGAGCTCGCGGCGCTGGTCCGGCTGGAGCCGGAGGCGCTCGATCGCTTCCCCGGCGAGCTCTCGGGCGGGCAGGCGCAGCGGGTGGGGCTCATGCGCGCGCTCCTGCTCGACCCGGCGGTGCTGCTGCTCGACGAGCCGCTCGGCGCGCTCGATCCCCTCACCCGCGCCGCGCTGCAGGACGACCTCCGCGCGGCCTTCGCGGCGCTCGGCAAGACCGTGCTGCTCGTGACCCACGACCTCGCCGAGGCGGTGTTCTTCGCCGAGCGGCTCGCGGTGCTCGCCGGCGGCCGCGTGCTGCAGGAGGGGACGTTCGAGGAGCTGCTCCGGTCCCCCGCCGATCCGTTCGTGACCCGCTTCCTGCACGCCCAGCGCGGGCTCTCGTTCCCGGAGGGGCGGTGA
- a CDS encoding MFS transporter — MPLRSARGRGVLAATVLASGMAFLDTTVVNVALPSIARELHAGLAGLQGVVDAYLLTLSSLLLLGGALGDLLGRRAVFAAGVALFAVTSALCGLAPTLPVLWLARALQGCAAALLVPGSLAIVRGSFAAEEQGAAVGAWSALSGVTTAAGPLLGGWLVQAASWRFIFLLNLPVAAAALWLTARCVTPSPRRAARLDWPGALLAAAGLAGLVLALIAGPGAGWSPPVLWGGAAGLGALAAFLLRERRTPHPMLPLDLFRSRQLSGANLTTFAVYFALSAALFLVVLRLQARQGWSPLASGLALAPVTLLMLLLSPASGRLAGRIGFRLPMTAGPLVAAAGLAVLAEVERTAPLLGAVSLLGLGLATTVAPLTTAAITGAGEDRAGIASGLNNAVARVAGLLGVAVIPGLAGVDPAAADTPAFAAACRVALRAAALACAAGGLAAFATLPPPPRRPGPPAPPGPGPRRAAAGAASPGMQAADG; from the coding sequence GTGCCGCTGCGGTCCGCGCGGGGCCGCGGCGTGCTCGCCGCCACGGTGCTCGCGTCGGGGATGGCGTTCCTCGACACCACGGTGGTGAACGTCGCGCTCCCGTCGATCGCGCGCGAGCTCCACGCCGGGCTCGCCGGGCTGCAGGGGGTGGTGGACGCCTACCTGCTGACGCTCTCGTCGCTGCTCCTGCTCGGCGGCGCGCTCGGCGACCTCCTCGGGCGCCGGGCGGTCTTCGCCGCCGGGGTGGCGCTGTTCGCGGTGACCTCGGCCCTGTGCGGGCTCGCGCCCACCCTGCCGGTGCTCTGGCTCGCGCGGGCCCTGCAGGGCTGCGCGGCGGCGCTGCTCGTGCCCGGCAGCCTCGCCATCGTGCGGGGCTCCTTCGCCGCGGAGGAGCAGGGAGCCGCGGTCGGCGCCTGGTCGGCGCTCTCGGGCGTCACCACCGCCGCCGGCCCGCTCCTCGGCGGCTGGCTGGTGCAGGCCGCGAGCTGGCGGTTCATCTTCCTCCTCAACCTGCCGGTCGCGGCCGCGGCGCTCTGGCTCACCGCCCGGTGCGTGACGCCGTCGCCGCGCCGCGCGGCCCGCCTCGACTGGCCGGGCGCGCTCCTTGCCGCCGCCGGGCTCGCCGGGCTCGTGCTCGCGCTCATCGCCGGCCCGGGCGCCGGGTGGAGCCCCCCGGTGCTCTGGGGCGGCGCGGCCGGCCTGGGCGCGCTCGCGGCCTTCCTGCTCCGGGAGCGGCGCACGCCGCACCCCATGCTCCCGCTCGACCTCTTCCGCAGCCGCCAGCTCTCGGGCGCCAACCTCACCACCTTCGCCGTCTACTTCGCGCTCTCGGCGGCCCTCTTCCTGGTCGTGCTCCGGCTCCAGGCGCGGCAGGGCTGGTCCCCCCTCGCCTCCGGGCTCGCCCTCGCCCCGGTGACGCTGCTCATGCTGCTGCTCTCGCCCGCCAGCGGGCGGCTCGCCGGGCGGATCGGCTTCCGGCTCCCCATGACCGCGGGGCCGCTCGTGGCCGCCGCCGGGCTGGCGGTCCTCGCCGAGGTGGAGCGCACGGCGCCGCTGCTCGGGGCCGTGTCGCTCCTCGGCCTCGGGCTCGCCACCACCGTCGCGCCCCTCACCACCGCGGCGATCACCGGCGCGGGCGAGGATCGCGCCGGGATCGCCTCCGGCCTCAACAACGCGGTGGCGCGCGTGGCCGGGCTGCTCGGGGTGGCGGTCATCCCCGGCCTCGCCGGCGTGGACCCGGCGGCGGCCGACACCCCGGCCTTCGCCGCGGCTTGCCGGGTGGCGCTGCGGGCGGCGGCCCTCGCCTGCGCCGCCGGCGGCCTCGCCGCCTTCGCGACGCTCCCGCCGCCCCCGCGGCGCCCCGGGCCCCCGGCCCCGCCCGGCCCCG